TCGACGGGGGCCAGGCGCCCTGTCGAGGGGTGGCGTCAGGCGAGCTCGCGCAGGCCGGGGAGGACGTCCGCCGAGAACTGCTCGAGGAAGCGCGCCTGGTCGTGGCCCGGGGCGTGCACGACGAGGTGGTCGAAGCCGAGGTCGACGTACTCCTTGATGCGCGCCACGGCCTCCTCCGGGTCGCTCGAGACGATCCAGCGCGAGGCGATCTGCTCGTCGCTCAGCTCGTCGGCGAGGCGCTCCATCTCGACCGGGTCGTGCACGCCGTGCTTCTGCTCGGCCGTCAGCGACAGCGGCGCCCAGAAGCGGCAGTTGTGGACCGCCTGGTCGTGGTCGCGGTCGTAGCTCAGCTTGATCTCGATCATGCGGTCGATGTCGTCGCGGGTGCGCTCGGCCTTGGCCAGGCCCTCGTCGACGGCGGGCAGCAGCTTGTCCTCGTAGAGCTCGCGGCCCTTGCCCGACGTGCAGATGAAGCCGTCGCCCGCGCGACCGGCGTAGCGGGCCACGAGCGGGCCCCCGGCGGCGACGTACACGGGCACAGGGGTGTCGGGGCGGTCGTAGACGGTCGCGTCGTGGGTGCGGTAGTACTCGCCCTCGAAGGTCACGCGCTCCTGCGTCCACAGCTCGCGCATGAGAGTCACGGCCTCGCGCAGCCGCGCGAAGCGCTCCTTGAACTCCGGCCAGGGCGAGCCCGCCGCGCCGACCGCGACCTCGTTGAGCGCCTCGCCGGTGCCGATGCCGAGCACGATCCGCCCGGGGTGCAGGGCGCCCAGCGTGCCGAAGGCCTGAGCGACGACCGCCGGGTTGTAGCGGAAGGTCGGGGTCATCACCGACGTGCCGAGCACGAGGCGCTCGGTGCGCTCACCGGCGGCGGCCAGCCACGACATGGCGAAGGGGGCGTGCCCCTCGCGGTGGCGCCAGGGCTGGAAGTGGTCGGAGATGAAGGCGGAGTCGAGCCCGGCCGCCTCGGCCCGGACGGCGAGGTCGACGAGCTCCCTCGGGCCGAACTGCTCCGCTGACGCCTTCCAACCAACCTTGAGCATCGTGCCCTCCACGTCGTCGCGTACCTCGGTGCGACGAGCCTACGACGCGGGTGGACGACGCCCGACGGTCACCAGTGGATGACGACCTTGTCGCCGACCCGCGAGTCCTCGTAGAGGCGGACGACGCCGGCCTTGTCACGCACGTTGACGCAGCCGTGCGAGGCGCCGGAGTAGCCGAGCCGGGCGAAGTTCGACGAGTAGTGCACGGCCTGGCCGCCCGAGAAGAACATCGAGTACGGCATCGGCGTGTGGTACAGGTTGCTGATGACGTCGACCTTCTTCTTGTAGACCGAGAAGGTGCCCTCGCGGGTGGGCAGCTCGTCGCTCCCGAAGCGCACGTCGAAGCGGTACTGCGCCACGCCGTCGACGACCCACGTCAGGCTGCGGTCGGTCTTGCTGATGCACATGACGCGACCGGTGAGGCAGCGGCTGTCGACGTCGTAGGCGATGCCGCTGGGCTTCGGCTTCGGTGCGGACGCCGTGCGGGTCGGGGCGGGCGTGGCGCTCGGCCGGGCCGTCGACGTGGGAGTCGCCGTCGCCTTCGTCGTGGTGGGCGTCGACGTCGCGGTCTCGGCGGGCTCGGCCGTCTCGGTCGGCGTCGGGTCGACGTTGGCGAGCTCGTCGGCGCTGGGCTTGCGGCTCATCGAGAGGATGCGCTCGTAGGTGCGCTCGTCGGCCGAGCCGGTGACGTCGAACCCGCGCTTGGCCTGGAAGCCCTTGACGGCGGCGCTCGTGCGCGGGCCGTACTGGTCGGTGACGTCGCCGGAGAACCAGCCCAGCTGCTTGAGGCGCGCCTGCATCGAGCGCACGCGCGGCCCGTTGTCACCGACCTGCAGGACGACGACGGGGGCGGGGGACGAGCTCGTCGGTGCCGTGCGCGTCATGCGAGTCGTAGTGGCGGATGCCGTCGCGACCGGTTTTGCGGGCACGGTGGCCACGGCGGGGGCCGCGGTCCGCGTCGGCAGCGGGGCCTGCGACGTCGAGGAGGGTGACGCCTCGGTCGTCGCCGGCGTCCCGTCGGCCGGCGTCGACGAGGTCTGCGCGGTGGGGCCCGCGGTGAGGTCGCTCTGCGCGGGACCGCAGGCGGCGAGGCCCGCACCGAGCGCGACGGTGCCGACGGCGGCGAGCAGTCGGGTGGCGGGCAGGCGCACGACCCGTGTCCGGGTGTCCTGGTGCTGGGCGTGCATCGTTGTCCCCTCGTCGTCGGTGCGGTGACCACAGTGACGGCTGACGGGCCCTGTGGGTTGACCCGCACCGCCGACCCGGGCAATCGTGACCGATCCGTTGCGATCGGGCCACTCCGGACGTCCGTCAGGCGTTGTGGGTCTGCGCCTGCTGCTGCTGGGTCGCGTGGTGGCGGCGCAGCACCTCGGTGAGCTTGTTGGCGCCGGCGACGACCGTCGCCGCGTGCAGCCGGCCGGGCTGGCGCGACAGGCGCTCGATCGGACCCGAGATGGAGACGGCGGCCACGACCCGCCC
This is a stretch of genomic DNA from Terracoccus luteus. It encodes these proteins:
- a CDS encoding L,D-transpeptidase family protein produces the protein MHAQHQDTRTRVVRLPATRLLAAVGTVALGAGLAACGPAQSDLTAGPTAQTSSTPADGTPATTEASPSSTSQAPLPTRTAAPAVATVPAKPVATASATTTRMTRTAPTSSSPAPVVVLQVGDNGPRVRSMQARLKQLGWFSGDVTDQYGPRTSAAVKGFQAKRGFDVTGSADERTYERILSMSRKPSADELANVDPTPTETAEPAETATSTPTTTKATATPTSTARPSATPAPTRTASAPKPKPSGIAYDVDSRCLTGRVMCISKTDRSLTWVVDGVAQYRFDVRFGSDELPTREGTFSVYKKKVDVISNLYHTPMPYSMFFSGGQAVHYSSNFARLGYSGASHGCVNVRDKAGVVRLYEDSRVGDKVVIHW
- the fgd gene encoding glucose-6-phosphate dehydrogenase (coenzyme-F420), which gives rise to MLKVGWKASAEQFGPRELVDLAVRAEAAGLDSAFISDHFQPWRHREGHAPFAMSWLAAAGERTERLVLGTSVMTPTFRYNPAVVAQAFGTLGALHPGRIVLGIGTGEALNEVAVGAAGSPWPEFKERFARLREAVTLMRELWTQERVTFEGEYYRTHDATVYDRPDTPVPVYVAAGGPLVARYAGRAGDGFICTSGKGRELYEDKLLPAVDEGLAKAERTRDDIDRMIEIKLSYDRDHDQAVHNCRFWAPLSLTAEQKHGVHDPVEMERLADELSDEQIASRWIVSSDPEEAVARIKEYVDLGFDHLVVHAPGHDQARFLEQFSADVLPGLRELA